The Aspergillus luchuensis IFO 4308 DNA, chromosome 6, nearly complete sequence genome segment acCCACCACATCCTCTCGTCGAGTCAGCAATACTACACGACCACCAGAACACACTGAAATTTCTCAGCTTTTTATTTTGCTGAGGATGCTCCACACATTCCGTCTTAATCGTTCTATCCTAGTAAATATTGGGAAAACAGAAGAAACAAGTACCACCCATAGTATCAattccccctctctcttctcaaaATGGTGGATCGACCAATGACCCTTCCCAAACTGTCTGGTACTATTCATTTGCCCGACGACGGAGCCTGGGTTCCATGGTGATTCTAGCACCCACGACAAATTAATTGCCCGCGTGGTGATTTTCTCCAGCAGAACCAATGATAGTATCCATCATGGAGACCGGTTGAGGACACCATGATACTAGATCGCCTCCGCTTTCTTGTCTTGATTAATACGTACCAGAGTCGCGCGTAGCTAGAACGGGGTATGAAAAGTAGTAGGCGCGCCATGATTCCTCGCTCCTCATACCCGCATCGTATCCAGGGACCCAGTCGACCCAAATAACCACCTGTTGCATTCTTTGGAAGTCCCCATCGCGAATCTTCCCGCCTTTCCGCTTCCGCCAGCCGTGGGACTCGTACCCTGCGTCTCGTGTCGTTTTTGACGCGCTTGATCCAACCGTTTTCCTTTTCGCCTCCCGGACGGACCGGCGGACTCGGCGACCCAGAAAGTGTCCATTTTGGTCTCTTCCCGTCGCACTGGGAAATCCTTTTGGGTGATCGGGATAGAGCCGTTCCAGTTAGTCAACCAATCTATTTGTTTTCAAGCTGCACAAGTGGAAATTAGttcagaagaaaagaaaagcgcCTCGACTGAGTCATTGCTAAAGGTCGTTTGTGGAATTTACAAAATGAAAAACAGAGATAACTAGACAATGGGTCATAATTGAAGACTAGGTCTGCTAGAATGTCCCCAAAAATATTGCCTTCTTCCGACTTCGTCCTTTACACTGTATACTTAGTATTACCTAGAATTTAGTAAAAGGTATGGGATGGGGCATCTGACTTATTCCAATCATGTCTATACATCGACCAGTCTCTTCACTTTGGCAATTTTCCATACTATGTCAGGTCTTAGATTTTTTTAGTGCTCAAGTCTCTTCAACTTTCTCGGTCTTTCGATTCGCATAGATAGTAAAGTATTATACAGTATCCCCGTATTTCCAGGACTAATTAGGAAAGGTTCATCCTGTGCCATATGCATCTGTTCCAAATATCGAAGATATGGCTTCCCTGTCATCGCATTGCTTTTTATTTCCTGCAGAGATCACGTTTGCCTAAGAATCCTGGGCATCGAGATCTACGTGGGCTCATtaatttcctttctttcctttttctgtcTTCACATTAGGCAATAAttgaggaaagagaagggtCCCAAGCGGTAAAAGGGCAGACAGGTGTGTACACGCCCTCCCACAGATAGTCGGTTTGAATCTTCAAAACCCCAGCATTTTCGCTGCAGCCATGGATCAACAGGCCCGTCCCTGTCCTCCTCGCAGCTTCGGTTTCTTTGGTGTCTGATCATTAATGACAGTTGCATTGCGCTACTGTCAGGCATTGGAGACGCTATTGCGTCTTTCTTTGCtgacaaccaccaccattctTATAACAGCCTAGTATCACCTTCTCGGTTCAAAGAGAGAGCCCTTCATAAGCTCCGTAATCCCCTTCCTCTGGGCTgaggtatctatctaccatATGCACTATCTTCCCGTTTGTTCAGGTCTTGGTTTCCCGTTCTTGCTACCAGATCTTCCATTGCGCCTCAAGATACTCTGGCTGCGTTTGAAGTGTCTTCTAAATCAATTCGCGAGTTTCCATCGTTAAAATCTATTGCAACTTACCAGCCCAGTCTGTTCAGTTTGGCTGATATTACGGGCCATCATCATTGGAGCCCCTCAGTGCTCAACGCTCACGTCATAACTGAAATCCCCGAGGCTCTcgttttcttcccttttctattttcttttttttttcgaaaaatccgaaaaagaaaaaataatcaaaaaggaaaaagaaaaaaaggaatttctctttccccattttttttattattttctcaattttattttattttatttttctggtccttattttatttttcacGCCTTCGCTTTTCCTCTTTGtccctttttccccttctatATTTTCCCttaccttcccaccccctccttaCCATCCTTCCCTGACCCTTGCTAAATTTGACCACCGCGACCTCTTAAtcgtcttccttccctccaccgcctccctCTTGCCCCCTggtcttttttccttccctccctcacctATCCGCGCTCGTCTCAttcctcggcttcttccatctgcGGATTAGAACCTCTTTttggttttctttccctcttttatTTCGCCTCCTCAACTcaactcactcactcccttTTCCTGCTTTTTACTCTTCCCCCTCGACTTGGctcttctgcctccctcATTCTGGCTTAAGCGTGACCACGAGGCTATGCTAGCTTCGAAAATCACCCGACGGGAGCTGGAATTGTACTTGAATTGGTCGACTTTCTGACCGGCTTTGACTCCGCATCGACACTACCTGGTCGCCTTACACCGACACCTTTCGCCTCCGTACATACTTTACGTACTTACATACTGCTTACATACATACGGCCGTCCATTCCTTGAGCCATACATACGAGCATACATACAGTCAGACAGTCAGACAgcatcatacatacatacgcTTTGCCCGTGCGGCCCGCGCTCTCCAAGGAACCTTACCATTTCCACCATCCCTGCCTACCTTTTCGCCTGAACGACCCGCGGGACCGTGACTTTCACCTCACATCATCCTGCATCTATTTTCTGGCTTCCCTCCGTCGCCCGTTcccgtctttttcttttttccctctttcctttttccttttccttttatAAATCAGCTTCTCTGGCACGCTCGCTCTACCAATGTCCGGCAATCCCAACGACCACAACGACCCGAACCGGCAGGGCCCGTACCGCAATCCCAACGATTTCAACGATCCTAATCGGCCGGGACAGTATCCGCCTCCACCGCAATGGAACACTAGTCAATCTGAGCAGCCTGGTGATGGtcaacaacctcctcacTATCCACCAACCTCTCAATATCCTGTACGTTGCCCTCTGCTTTCATTTCACGTTGTCGCATATATGCACCATATCATTTATCCTTAATTATCCCTCATATGCCTCACATGCCCTCGATCTCCGCCTTGGCCTGCGATGCGGCTCTTACTCGAGTGTGTTAAACGGTGCATTGGCTAACCTTGATGCTCTTTTCAACCCATTAGTATCCTCCGGCCTCGTACCCTCCAGCTTCTTACCCCCCAGCTTCCTACCCACCACCAGATCACCAATACCCGTCTGCACCTGGACAGTatccgcctccgccgaaCATGGCAGCTATTCCCCCGCAGTCGCAGGACCCCTACCGCGTGGCACCCCCTCCCGGCCCCTACCGCCCCCCAGACATGTACGGCGCACCCCCTCCGCCTCAAGTAGTCTATcaagctgctgctcctcgtcaGCGGACTGCCATCGCGTGTCGCTACTGCCGGAGACGGAAGGTACGTTCTGTCAAATGGCTCCCTCTATGGGAGACCCGTATTGTACTCGGTCACAACTGACCCTTTACTTTCTGGAACCAATAGATCCGCTGCTCGGGATTTGAAAGCTCTCAGGATGGAcgctgcagcaactgcatCCGCTTCAACCAGGAGTGCATGTTCACGCCAGTCTCGTCCCAGGCGCAAGCCTTTGTCCCTGCCCATGCCGCCTACCCTCACCTACGGAATGCCCAGAACCAAGGCCGCGGACCGCCTCCCGGAGGAGTCATGCTCTATGGTGCCCATGGCCAGCCCCTCCCaccacagcagcaaccgGAGAGTACACTTCCATCGGTGTACCCCCCTCAATACGCAAacgctcctcctctccccaatGGAGCTCAGGATCATGTGAGTAGCACGAGCTTATTATTGCGATCCAATTGTTTCTCGGGATACTAATCTCCTTAATAGAGACCTGTTGGTCGTCGAGGATCAGGCTCGGGTTTTGAATACCCTGATCCCACTAACCTCGCCCCGGTGACACCCGCTACATCTGCATCTGGCTATCAGACGTATAGTGCGACGAGCCCATACtatccgccgccgcctcaaCATGAGCGACGTACTTCTCCGCAATCGAATTATCCCTATGATGGTCGCCATTCCTCGTCTCCTCACAGCTCCCCGTATCCTCCTGTGAACCCCAATCAGACTCCTCCCCCCACTTCCACCCCGGGGGGTTCAACTCGCGGCGGACTGAATGTGCGAGACATGTTGAATCCTGGAGAAGGTCAGAATCAGGGCCAAGGCCGCTCTAGCACCGATAGTGACATGCTCAATGCATTGAACCGTCGGGGCCTAGGCCAATAGTTCTCTGCGACTATGCCGACATGACATCCAGCCAACGGGTTGGCTATGATGGGGATTAGGGTGGTTTGACGGATATGAGTTCGAAAGATTATGGAGATGCAGCGGAAGGAGGCACGTTCAAGATCGTCGATGGCTGACGCGCAAAGCTTGTGTGCTGGTCACACGTCCATGTGATAGTCGTGGTAATATCTCATCCCatgctgctcttcttgcaGCCATTGCCGCACGTTCATTGGGGTAGGAAAGAGCAAGATGAAGCGAAGACAACAAATTCATGTGCAATGCCTGGACGGAGATCACATCTTAACAAATCACGCCGACTATTGAAGCGCAACGCAATGCCTTGAGTGAATAGAGGTCCGAGGAAATCAGGATATAAAAACAATTAAAAAGGAGAGGCAAAATTGGAAGTTTTTCAGCTACGAGGTCATGGAAACGAGACGCAAGAGAGTTACGAGCTGCACGATTCAAGTGCGAGGGTGTCTGTCTTGTTGACTATTCTATACGGTCATCTGCGCATGTGGATGTCGATGTTGCAGCGCTCATCCGGCAGCTACAGTGCCTTGACAGTCATCATATCGCGCACtgttcttttcatcatctACAACATTTCCCTTTCCAAAGACACTGTCACTGGCTATAAACTACTTAGGGCGACCTACTAATAACGATTTTCTTGTTGGTCTTTCCGTTCGTTTTCTCTACCACGTCCAGTTCGAAGCTCCGAGAAACGTCAAGCAAAGTGAAATCTACACTCTGCATCCTTCGATCAGTGACCGCATCTTGGAAACAGGCGGTTATGCTGGGATCACCTGGATGACGAGCTTTGATCGAGAGCTCCATCTGTCGGCAATGTCTGTCTTTGCGTTAGCCATCACGAAACGAATCATTGGTGCGAATATCTGCTgcatttccatttcttccgAACAAGATGTGTGATGaggctttctttcttaaatGCTATTGGCGGTGGCTTTGTCTTTTCCATGTGTTTCACTACTTTCGGGAGGCTATCTGTCCTGCGTTCATGCTCTTGTTTCCGAGTTATGTTGTCTGCT includes the following:
- a CDS encoding Zn(II)2Cys6 transcription factor domain-containing protein (COG:S;~EggNog:ENOG410PV5U;~InterPro:IPR036864,IPR001138;~PFAM:PF00172;~go_function: GO:0000981 - DNA-binding transcription factor activity, RNA polymerase II-specific [Evidence IEA];~go_function: GO:0008270 - zinc ion binding [Evidence IEA];~go_process: GO:0006355 - regulation of transcription, DNA-templated [Evidence IEA]), coding for MSGNPNDHNDPNRQGPYRNPNDFNDPNRPGQYPPPPQWNTSQSEQPGDGQQPPHYPPTSQYPYPPASYPPASYPPASYPPPDHQYPSAPGQYPPPPNMAAIPPQSQDPYRVAPPPGPYRPPDMYGAPPPPQVVYQAAAPRQRTAIACRYCRRRKIRCSGFESSQDGRCSNCIRFNQECMFTPVSSQAQAFVPAHAAYPHLRNAQNQGRGPPPGGVMLYGAHGQPLPPQQQPESTLPSVYPPQYANAPPLPNGAQDHRPVGRRGSGSGFEYPDPTNLAPVTPATSASGYQTYSATSPYYPPPPQHERRTSPQSNYPYDGRHSSSPHSSPYPPVNPNQTPPPTSTPGGSTRGGLNVRDMLNPGEGQNQGQGRSSTDSDMLNALNRRGLGQ